From Streptococcus hyointestinalis, a single genomic window includes:
- the xerA gene encoding site-specific tyrosine recombinase/integron integrase — protein MKDKIITQVVNIMAEQLTMEQLEQLERVLAASLANVVMAENISNIDETSNPKLLHLFISAKRIEGCSEKSLKYYKMVIEKMVAELDKPIRQISTSDLRTYLANYQKERQSSKVTIDNMRRIFSSFFSWLEDEDYILKSPVRRIHKIKTDKVIKETLSDESLELLRDTCDNIRDLAMIDLLASTGMRVGELVRLNREDINFHERECLVFGKGNSERIVYFDARTKIHLINYLDSRKDDSSALFVSLAYPYDRLMIGGVETRLREIGKRANLQKVHPHKFRRTLATRAIDKGMPIEQVQHLLGHVKIDTTMHYAMVNQANVKNSHRKYIG, from the coding sequence ATGAAGGACAAAATAATCACACAAGTAGTCAATATTATGGCAGAACAGCTGACAATGGAGCAACTAGAGCAGTTGGAGAGAGTGCTAGCAGCTAGCCTGGCTAATGTTGTCATGGCGGAAAATATTTCAAATATCGATGAAACATCTAACCCCAAATTATTGCACCTTTTTATTTCTGCTAAGAGGATTGAGGGGTGCAGTGAAAAGTCATTAAAATACTATAAAATGGTCATTGAGAAAATGGTAGCCGAGTTGGATAAACCAATCAGGCAGATAAGTACCAGTGATTTAAGGACTTACCTTGCTAACTATCAAAAAGAACGCCAATCTAGCAAAGTAACGATTGATAACATGCGACGCATTTTTAGTAGTTTCTTTAGCTGGCTAGAAGATGAAGATTACATCTTAAAAAGCCCAGTGAGACGTATTCACAAGATTAAGACGGATAAGGTTATCAAGGAAACGCTATCGGATGAAAGTCTAGAGCTGCTTAGAGATACTTGTGACAATATTCGTGACTTAGCCATGATTGATTTGCTTGCTTCAACTGGCATGCGTGTTGGAGAGCTGGTTCGACTTAATCGTGAGGACATCAACTTTCATGAGCGTGAGTGTTTGGTGTTTGGTAAAGGAAATAGCGAGCGGATTGTTTATTTTGATGCAAGAACAAAGATACACTTAATCAATTATCTCGATAGTCGGAAAGATGACAGCTCTGCACTCTTTGTGTCATTAGCTTATCCCTACGACCGATTGATGATAGGTGGTGTTGAGACGAGATTGAGAGAGATTGGAAAACGGGCTAACCTTCAAAAAGTTCACCCACATAAATTCAGACGAACACTAGCAACAAGAGCAATAGATAAAGGCATGCCCATCGAGCAAGTTCAGCACCTACTAGGTCATGTCAAGATAGACACGACTATGCACTATGCCATGGTCAACCAAGCGAATGTCAAAAATTCGCATCGAAAATATATAGGATAA
- a CDS encoding restriction endonuclease subunit S: MRYKTLSEVGSYVSEKINVSKLRLENYISTENMISNRGGISLATKLPSVKTTTAFQKGDILISNIRPYFKKIWLADKSGGCSNDVLVIRSDSNFSNRFLYYVLSSDTFFDYAVSTSKGTKMPRGDKSSIMKYTVPLFSLEEQELISDILKSYDEKIQLNKQINHHLEEIAQTIFDNYYLCEDNIVKKLGSLGKIQSSKRIFAKEYQSEGIPFYRGKEISLLSNNENFNPELYISNTRYNELREHNPVPKNSDILITSVGTIGNVLLVNKSHLPFYFKDGNVTWIHSIRNEIICSEYIYLWLKSEYGQQEILKSTIGSTQSALTISAIEKFNIAIPKKDSLNNFQATVAPILQSIERNSSEIQKLISFRDTLLPKLLSGEISVTQATK, translated from the coding sequence TTGAGATATAAGACATTGTCAGAAGTCGGTAGCTATGTCTCTGAAAAAATCAATGTGAGTAAGTTAAGGCTGGAGAACTATATTTCTACCGAGAATATGATCTCTAATCGTGGTGGAATTAGTTTGGCAACAAAACTTCCAAGTGTAAAAACTACAACTGCATTTCAAAAGGGAGATATTCTAATTTCCAATATTCGCCCTTACTTTAAGAAAATTTGGCTAGCAGACAAATCTGGAGGGTGTTCTAATGATGTTTTAGTAATCAGGTCGGACAGTAACTTTTCCAACCGTTTTCTATATTATGTGCTATCAAGTGATACATTTTTTGATTATGCAGTATCAACTTCTAAGGGGACGAAGATGCCCCGTGGAGATAAGAGTTCAATTATGAAATATACAGTTCCTCTATTTTCCTTAGAGGAGCAAGAGTTGATTTCAGATATATTGAAGTCCTATGACGAGAAAATTCAACTTAATAAACAGATAAATCATCATTTAGAAGAGATAGCTCAAACAATATTCGACAACTACTACCTGTGTGAAGATAACATTGTAAAAAAGCTCGGTAGTTTAGGAAAAATTCAATCTTCTAAAAGAATCTTTGCTAAAGAGTATCAATCAGAAGGTATTCCTTTCTATCGTGGTAAAGAGATAAGTTTGTTATCAAATAATGAAAACTTCAATCCGGAATTGTATATATCAAATACTAGATACAATGAATTGAGAGAGCACAATCCAGTTCCAAAAAACTCTGATATATTGATTACTTCTGTTGGGACTATTGGTAATGTTTTACTTGTTAATAAGTCGCATCTTCCCTTTTATTTTAAAGATGGCAATGTCACTTGGATTCATTCAATTAGGAATGAAATCATTTGTTCAGAATATATCTATTTGTGGTTAAAGTCTGAATATGGGCAACAAGAAATACTAAAATCTACAATAGGAAGTACCCAATCTGCTTTGACAATTTCGGCTATTGAGAAATTCAATATTGCGATTCCTAAAAAAGACAGCCTTAACAACTTTCAAGCAACTGTGGCACCAATATTGCAAAGTATTGAAAGAAATTCTTCGGAAATACAAAAGTTAATCAGTTTCCGTGATACCCTCCTACCCAAACTTCTATCAGGTGAAATTTCTGTTACTCAAGCCACTAAATGA
- a CDS encoding type I restriction-modification system subunit M, whose amino-acid sequence MANTNTNTSANIGFEKELWDAADSLRGHISAADYRKVIIGLIFLKYVSDSFTIKYNYLLKEDEGFEEDRDEYVSENIFFIPPKSRWAYIAEKAHTPEIGLAIDDAMREIERENKSLSGVLPKVYASPDLDQRVLGEVVDIFTNINIYDHGNEKDLLGRTYEYCLEQFAAYEGKNGGEFYTPTSIVKTIVEILKPFNGRVYDPACGSGGMFVQSETFIENHSGNINNLSIYGQEANADTWKMAKINMAIRGIEPNFGPHQADTFTNDLHPTLKADYIMANPPFNLKKWGADKLADDVRWKYGTPPDSNANYAWIQHMIHHLAPNGKIGLVLANGSLSSTQSGEGDIRKAIIEDDLVEGIVALPAQLFYSVTIPACLWFISKNKKQKGKTVFIDARNLGHMVDRKHRDFTDDDIQKIAKTFEAFQEGTLENEKGFCAVVETEDIAEQDYILTPGRYVGVEDREEDSEPFEEKMERLTAELSELFKQSHVLEEEIKQRLEEIGFEI is encoded by the coding sequence ATGGCAAATACAAATACAAATACGAGTGCTAATATTGGCTTCGAGAAGGAGCTCTGGGATGCGGCAGATTCTTTACGAGGTCATATTTCAGCAGCTGATTATCGAAAAGTGATCATTGGTTTGATTTTCTTAAAGTATGTTTCCGACTCGTTTACGATTAAATATAATTATCTTCTCAAAGAAGATGAAGGATTTGAAGAAGACCGCGATGAATACGTTTCTGAAAACATCTTCTTTATCCCACCAAAATCAAGATGGGCTTACATTGCGGAAAAAGCACACACCCCTGAAATTGGTCTTGCGATTGATGATGCCATGCGTGAGATTGAGCGTGAAAACAAATCGCTGAGTGGTGTTCTGCCTAAAGTCTATGCCTCGCCTGACTTGGATCAGCGTGTACTGGGCGAAGTCGTTGATATTTTTACAAATATCAACATATATGATCATGGTAATGAAAAAGATTTGCTCGGTCGAACATACGAATACTGCTTGGAACAATTCGCTGCCTATGAAGGTAAGAATGGTGGGGAATTTTACACACCAACAAGCATTGTTAAAACAATTGTTGAGATTTTAAAACCTTTTAATGGTCGTGTGTACGACCCAGCCTGTGGTTCTGGCGGTATGTTTGTCCAATCAGAGACATTTATTGAAAATCATAGCGGCAATATTAACAATCTCTCCATTTACGGACAAGAAGCCAATGCCGATACGTGGAAAATGGCAAAAATCAACATGGCTATTCGCGGTATTGAACCTAACTTTGGACCTCATCAAGCAGATACTTTTACCAACGATTTACACCCGACACTCAAGGCGGACTATATCATGGCAAATCCTCCGTTTAACTTGAAGAAGTGGGGAGCAGATAAGCTAGCAGATGACGTTCGTTGGAAGTACGGCACACCTCCTGATAGTAATGCTAACTATGCGTGGATACAACACATGATACATCACTTGGCGCCTAATGGTAAAATTGGTCTTGTCTTGGCAAATGGGTCACTATCATCTACGCAAAGTGGCGAAGGGGATATTCGAAAAGCTATTATCGAGGATGATTTGGTTGAAGGTATTGTGGCACTCCCTGCCCAACTCTTTTACAGTGTGACTATCCCAGCCTGCCTCTGGTTTATTTCTAAGAATAAAAAGCAAAAAGGAAAAACGGTCTTTATCGATGCCAGAAATCTAGGTCACATGGTTGACCGTAAACATAGAGATTTTACGGACGATGACATCCAAAAGATTGCTAAGACATTTGAAGCCTTCCAAGAAGGAACATTGGAAAATGAAAAAGGCTTTTGTGCTGTTGTCGAGACTGAGGACATTGCTGAGCAGGACTATATCTTAACGCCAGGACGTTATGTCGGTGTTGAAGACAGGGAAGAAGATAGCGAACCCTTTGAAGAGAAAATGGAACGCTTAACCGCAGAACTGTCTGAACTATTTAAACAATCTCATGTCCTAGAAGAAGAAATCAAACAACGATTGGAGGAGATTGGGTTTGAGATATAA
- a CDS encoding transposase, whose translation MVKRRIRNVIKQVFLSEEENQKLLNRMKQDSFSNFSIFARKQLLKPDFETWLVSFPEYQTLTNRLLFIGRTINSIAKSATQFGKISPQDLMELGQLMEELVEHVEKQIREDKQRVAKK comes from the coding sequence ATGGTTAAAAGGAGAATTAGAAACGTTATTAAACAAGTCTTTTTATCTGAAGAAGAAAATCAAAAATTGTTAAATCGAATGAAGCAAGATAGCTTCTCAAACTTTTCTATTTTTGCTAGAAAGCAATTGTTGAAACCTGATTTTGAAACATGGCTAGTAAGCTTTCCGGAATATCAGACTCTGACGAATAGATTGCTATTTATTGGCAGAACAATTAATTCTATTGCCAAGAGTGCGACCCAGTTTGGGAAAATCTCTCCGCAAGACTTGATGGAATTAGGTCAGCTGATGGAGGAACTTGTAGAACATGTAGAGAAGCAAATCAGGGAAGATAAGCAACGAGTAGCTAAGAAGTGA
- a CDS encoding transposase, translating to MVERVRNILKKFYVTELQNDVLNQLVNDTGLGSFSNYARRMLFKETSLFIQFDESQFEELIYSLRRVENNLRQLSSIAEQSQNIQAYRAIEYSRRLVSNYEKQLTHYYKQKKRKLLSKGV from the coding sequence ATAGTTGAACGTGTCAGAAATATTTTAAAGAAGTTTTATGTGACGGAATTGCAGAATGACGTCCTTAATCAGTTAGTAAACGATACAGGATTAGGGTCATTTTCTAATTATGCTCGTCGGATGCTCTTTAAGGAAACGTCACTTTTTATTCAATTTGATGAATCACAGTTTGAGGAATTGATTTATTCTTTAAGACGTGTCGAAAATAATTTAAGGCAGTTATCAAGTATTGCAGAGCAGTCTCAAAATATTCAAGCTTACAGAGCTATAGAGTATAGCAGAAGGCTAGTTTCAAATTATGAAAAGCAGTTAACTCATTACTACAAGCAGAAGAAAAGAAAATTATTATCTAAGGGAGTTTAA
- a CDS encoding DUF5962 family protein, giving the protein MTVYYQLENMLVAGFKSQEEYDRYQALKRDYEGESEDYSFSIREITNQIEIICKTSENDFPDLEEGILADYMELVAQLKRYDTKQADKYLRMVRHS; this is encoded by the coding sequence ATGACAGTATATTATCAATTAGAAAATATGTTAGTGGCTGGATTTAAGTCGCAAGAGGAGTACGATCGCTATCAGGCTCTCAAGAGAGACTATGAAGGGGAGTCAGAGGACTACAGCTTTTCTATTAGAGAAATCACCAATCAGATTGAAATCATTTGTAAGACCTCAGAAAATGATTTTCCTGATTTAGAAGAAGGAATATTAGCTGACTATATGGAATTAGTAGCTCAGTTAAAACGCTATGATACTAAGCAGGCAGATAAGTATTTAAGGATGGTTCGTCATAGTTGA
- a CDS encoding DnaD domain protein: MANRRMLSKTVVQTQRFLRLPLEAQALYCHLVVNADDDGIVEAFPVMRMINANEDSLNLLTLKQYLFLLNNEMVYFIKDFFEQNTIKADRYTPSSHRQLLIDYLKDNQLLECLNLGPRLINYLQNTRVQVGTSLDPDGNRNIIKDKISKDRIGKDKLSQDKIGLDNDPFSSRLTDDIWLMEILWHRELTRQEKVLLEGLTVSDSLLQLAIHKTAELEPKKQNISYVKGILMNWEARGFITVDQVIASEKDYRPLEISNVEVSEDFIAAMDIWKD, from the coding sequence ATGGCTAATAGACGAATGTTGAGTAAAACGGTAGTGCAGACACAACGATTTTTACGCCTACCACTTGAAGCGCAGGCACTTTACTGTCACTTGGTAGTCAATGCAGATGATGATGGTATTGTTGAAGCTTTTCCTGTTATGCGAATGATCAACGCTAATGAGGACAGTTTGAATTTATTAACCCTTAAGCAGTATTTATTCTTGTTAAATAATGAAATGGTTTACTTTATCAAGGATTTCTTTGAGCAGAATACCATCAAGGCGGACCGTTATACACCGAGTAGTCATCGTCAACTTCTTATAGATTATCTGAAGGATAATCAGTTGTTGGAGTGTCTAAATCTAGGACCACGCTTGATTAATTATCTTCAAAATACTCGGGTCCAAGTTGGAACCAGTCTGGATCCAGATGGGAACCGCAATATAATTAAAGATAAGATAAGTAAAGATAGGATAGGTAAAGATAAGTTAAGTCAAGATAAGATAGGATTAGATAATGATCCATTCTCATCACGACTGACTGATGACATCTGGTTAATGGAAATACTATGGCATCGAGAATTAACCCGACAGGAAAAAGTATTACTAGAAGGATTAACAGTTAGTGATTCTTTATTGCAGTTAGCTATTCACAAAACAGCTGAGCTTGAGCCAAAAAAACAAAACATAAGTTATGTCAAAGGGATACTAATGAATTGGGAAGCTAGAGGGTTTATAACTGTTGACCAAGTGATAGCGTCTGAAAAAGACTACCGTCCATTAGAAATTTCAAATGTGGAAGTATCTGAAGATTTCATAGCAGCTATGGATATATGGAAAGATTAG
- a CDS encoding DNA-binding protein: MSEEATLVVQLPKVLEKQLRAHYDEMVSTAIERALEDKELYKPMVRMAALSRWLDVSTTTLQKWTREGMPTMVIDGVTLYDKRAVTRWLKQYEK, from the coding sequence ATGTCTGAAGAAGCGACTTTAGTTGTTCAACTTCCCAAAGTTTTGGAAAAACAGTTAAGGGCACATTATGATGAAATGGTCTCTACAGCTATTGAAAGAGCGCTAGAGGATAAAGAGCTATATAAACCTATGGTTCGGATGGCAGCCCTTTCTAGGTGGCTTGATGTATCAACGACAACCCTTCAAAAATGGACACGAGAAGGAATGCCTACAATGGTCATTGATGGTGTGACTCTGTACGATAAACGAGCGGTTACACGTTGGTTGAAGCAATATGAAAAATGA
- a CDS encoding helix-turn-helix domain-containing protein, with the protein MTNNIAKLIEESGKKIKVISEALDISYPTLSSYNQGIRKPKRDNAQKLADYFGVSVAYILGIDDEKHAPSNLKIVADSFKTSDITSVTPFKTDMDNLRKSIELGEIHLSMPLNEAFSDDFRRILSNYLLDYETTLLKDFIKYMNNQNQKSTIWKSWIQTEEYQIRRADRDKK; encoded by the coding sequence ATGACTAATAATATAGCTAAACTTATCGAAGAAAGTGGCAAAAAAATAAAAGTTATCAGCGAGGCACTAGATATATCCTATCCAACATTATCTAGCTACAATCAAGGAATACGAAAACCTAAGAGAGACAATGCTCAAAAGCTAGCAGACTATTTTGGAGTCTCCGTCGCCTATATTCTTGGAATTGATGATGAAAAACACGCTCCATCAAATCTAAAGATTGTTGCAGATAGTTTTAAAACATCAGACATCACTTCTGTAACGCCTTTTAAGACTGATATGGATAATCTAAGGAAAAGTATCGAACTTGGAGAAATTCACTTGTCTATGCCCTTAAACGAGGCTTTCTCAGATGACTTTAGGCGTATTCTCTCTAACTACTTGCTAGATTATGAAACAACCCTATTGAAAGACTTCATCAAGTATATGAATAACCAGAACCAAAAATCAACTATTTGGAAATCATGGATTCAGACGGAAGAATATCAAATTAGACGAGCAGATCGCGACAAAAAATAA
- a CDS encoding site-specific integrase codes for MFVHKYQSTKGITYFVKVYLGLNDYGKKKYYTKRGFKTRKAAKAHETAVNHQLNSGTFVHITAQTTYTYQELYQRWYEAYKDTVEATTAVKTADLYRLHILPVFGEKKISKISPLDCQSFITDKAKTFKNMKQIKSYTSKIFEFAINMNYIERNPMSKVIMPKLKKTVSENYWTVNELHHFLTIILENEPYKHYALFRLLAYSGLRKGELYALKWEDFDSENQLLTVSKSLGRIDGHAIEKGTKNTFSVRSIYLDDETCSILNKWKQETSREKWQLSVQPFSLDKEFMFTYCNRDGEIEPLHADYINNILKRIIRKHNLKKISPHGFRHTHATLMIEMGIDPVNTAKRLGHASSQMTLDTYSHATKAGEKQSITKFAEYLNKAK; via the coding sequence ATGTTCGTACACAAGTACCAATCTACAAAAGGAATTACCTATTTTGTTAAAGTTTACCTTGGCCTAAACGACTACGGTAAGAAAAAATATTACACTAAACGAGGTTTCAAGACACGTAAAGCTGCCAAAGCTCATGAAACTGCTGTTAATCATCAGTTGAATAGTGGAACTTTTGTCCATATTACTGCTCAAACAACTTACACTTACCAAGAGCTTTATCAAAGATGGTATGAAGCTTATAAAGATACTGTTGAAGCAACTACTGCAGTCAAAACTGCCGACCTCTATCGCCTACATATTCTTCCTGTTTTTGGAGAAAAGAAAATTTCAAAAATCAGTCCTTTAGACTGTCAATCCTTCATCACTGACAAAGCCAAGACATTCAAAAACATGAAGCAAATCAAATCTTATACTTCTAAAATATTTGAATTTGCCATTAATATGAATTATATTGAACGAAATCCTATGAGCAAGGTTATTATGCCTAAACTCAAAAAAACTGTCAGTGAGAACTATTGGACAGTTAACGAGTTGCATCATTTTTTGACAATCATTTTAGAAAATGAACCTTATAAACATTATGCACTATTTCGATTACTAGCATACAGTGGGTTACGAAAAGGAGAGCTCTACGCCCTCAAATGGGAAGATTTTGATTCTGAGAATCAACTATTAACAGTCAGCAAAAGTTTAGGAAGAATAGATGGCCATGCCATTGAAAAAGGAACTAAAAATACATTCTCTGTGCGCTCTATCTATCTTGATGATGAAACCTGTTCTATCCTCAACAAATGGAAACAGGAAACTAGCAGAGAAAAGTGGCAATTATCAGTACAGCCTTTTTCTCTCGACAAAGAATTTATGTTTACATACTGCAACCGAGATGGTGAGATAGAACCCTTACACGCTGACTATATCAACAATATTCTAAAACGTATTATACGTAAGCATAATCTTAAAAAGATTAGCCCCCATGGGTTTAGACACACTCACGCAACCTTGATGATTGAAATGGGAATTGACCCAGTCAATACTGCTAAACGCTTAGGCCATGCAAGCAGCCAGATGACTTTAGACACTTATAGCCATGCTACAAAAGCTGGTGAAAAACAGTCAATTACAAAATTTGCAGAGTATCTTAATAAGGCTAAATGA
- a CDS encoding DUF6710 family protein, translating to MLLVKSLVGVEDKESEEVSESKGTYFYPLNLVLANNNHHARLAHLLDTSKKQTIAIDTVIDVTPLYDYITYSKGGFCAIETGELIYPISDDYEAAVGVFYEMGRLLKAYPDFYRDVLPYPIAKHLGLAEEEEELVIDIDLLEEGGDFMVRGYDYEAAIGKTFNSLTLLSIGEGTGHERLGEFRCSCGVTKWIRAGRVISGEIKSCGCLKKEMKSDNYMYMNTKAAKEKAARTSNKATGALKTNKSTGIRNIYYNAKKDQYRVVIERKGRTYRKYAASLEEAKEKKVELIKQIKEELGITIAM from the coding sequence GTGCTGTTAGTTAAAAGTCTTGTAGGGGTAGAAGATAAGGAATCGGAAGAAGTATCAGAAAGCAAAGGCACTTACTTCTATCCGCTGAATCTCGTGTTGGCTAATAATAACCATCACGCACGCTTAGCACATCTTTTAGATACCTCTAAAAAGCAGACAATAGCTATTGATACAGTAATAGATGTGACCCCTCTCTATGATTATATCACCTACAGTAAGGGTGGTTTCTGTGCTATAGAGACTGGAGAACTTATCTATCCTATCTCTGATGACTATGAAGCAGCCGTTGGTGTTTTCTATGAGATGGGTCGACTCTTAAAAGCCTACCCTGACTTTTATAGGGATGTCTTGCCGTATCCTATTGCAAAACACCTTGGTCTAGCAGAAGAAGAGGAAGAGTTAGTGATTGATATTGATTTATTAGAAGAAGGGGGTGACTTTATGGTGCGTGGGTATGACTACGAAGCAGCTATTGGTAAGACCTTCAATAGTTTAACGCTTCTTTCTATTGGTGAGGGTACTGGACACGAGCGCCTTGGTGAGTTTAGATGTTCCTGTGGTGTCACTAAATGGATACGAGCAGGCAGGGTAATTAGCGGTGAGATTAAGTCCTGTGGCTGTCTCAAAAAAGAGATGAAGTCTGACAACTACATGTACATGAACACCAAAGCAGCTAAAGAAAAGGCTGCTAGAACGTCCAATAAAGCCACCGGTGCGCTTAAAACAAACAAGAGTACAGGGATAAGGAATATCTATTACAACGCTAAAAAAGACCAGTATCGTGTCGTTATCGAGCGTAAAGGACGTACCTACAGAAAGTATGCAGCAAGCCTAGAAGAAGCTAAAGAGAAAAAAGTAGAACTCATCAAGCAGATTAAAGAGGAGTTAGGTATCACAATAGCAATGTAG
- the tnpB gene encoding IS200/IS605 family element RNA-guided endonuclease TnpB yields the protein MTVKQKSYKFRLYPNLDQRIMFAKTFGSSRAIWNMMLADKIKYYEETGKTLKNTPAQYKKEFPWLKEVDSLALANVQLNLQKAYKSFFNSGFGFPKFKSKRHRQSYRTNNQNGTIAVSDGKVKLPKIGWVRLEQHRQMIGTIKSATISMTETGKYYISILCESDVQPLPKTGTSVGIDLGIENFAILSTGEKIGNERFLKNLSKKLAKEQKILSRRALVAKKAGKNFSESANYQKQRIKVAKIHEKIANKRKDFLNKLSMEIIKNHDIICIEDLSSKNLMTNHKLAKSIGDVSWSEFVRILEYKAEWYEKQVSKISRWYPSSQLCSDCGHNSGKKPLNIRNWTCENCGSHHDRDINASINILNEGLRLA from the coding sequence GTGACTGTTAAGCAAAAATCCTATAAATTTCGCTTATATCCCAACCTTGACCAGCGTATCATGTTTGCGAAAACATTCGGTTCATCTCGTGCTATCTGGAATATGATGCTTGCAGATAAAATCAAGTATTACGAGGAGACTGGTAAAACGCTCAAAAACACACCAGCTCAGTATAAGAAAGAGTTCCCTTGGCTGAAAGAGGTTGACAGTTTGGCACTTGCCAATGTTCAGCTCAACTTGCAAAAAGCCTATAAATCATTCTTCAACTCTGGATTTGGCTTTCCTAAATTCAAGTCAAAACGCCACCGTCAGTCTTATCGAACAAATAACCAAAATGGTACAATAGCCGTTTCTGACGGTAAAGTCAAGCTCCCTAAGATTGGTTGGGTTAGATTGGAACAACATCGTCAAATGATTGGTACAATCAAAAGTGCAACTATCTCCATGACAGAAACTGGAAAGTATTACATTTCTATTCTCTGTGAAAGCGATGTCCAGCCCCTTCCAAAGACAGGTACTTCTGTTGGTATCGACCTAGGTATTGAAAACTTCGCCATTCTATCCACTGGTGAGAAAATCGGTAATGAGCGGTTTCTGAAGAACCTGTCTAAGAAGTTGGCTAAGGAACAGAAAATCCTATCTCGTCGTGCCTTGGTTGCTAAAAAGGCAGGAAAGAACTTCTCTGAGAGTGCTAATTACCAAAAGCAACGTATCAAGGTTGCTAAAATCCATGAAAAGATTGCCAATAAGCGTAAGGACTTTCTCAATAAGCTCAGTATGGAGATTATCAAGAACCACGATATTATCTGTATTGAGGACTTATCGAGTAAAAACCTGATGACTAATCACAAGTTAGCGAAATCTATTGGCGATGTCTCATGGTCTGAATTTGTGAGAATATTGGAATATAAGGCTGAATGGTACGAGAAACAAGTATCAAAAATCAGTCGTTGGTATCCATCATCTCAACTATGTTCAGATTGCGGTCACAACTCTGGAAAGAAACCGCTCAATATCCGAAATTGGACTTGCGAGAATTGTGGTTCTCATCATGATAGAGACATCAACGCTAGTATCAATATCCTAAATGAAGGATTGAGATTAGCCTAG